A window of the Methanoregula sp. genome harbors these coding sequences:
- a CDS encoding PH domain-containing protein, which produces MDQETHFPLSTPFKPAPALVTWFIIDFALFGVFILAFTVFPLLLASPDALFAVFLLICIMVVFGLFAYWVKLYYESMWYELHDDEMRWKRGVWFRTTGIVPYNRITNLDLKQGPVMRWLNISTLSIQTAGYSGQAVPEIRIEAIEHAEELRELVRSLVRQSGSGVQSDGTGTNVPVPLPAGVQQATGSMSTNLLMLDELKKIRFLLEQQNK; this is translated from the coding sequence ATGGATCAAGAAACCCACTTTCCCCTGAGTACCCCGTTCAAGCCTGCCCCGGCGCTGGTCACCTGGTTTATTATTGATTTTGCCCTTTTTGGGGTCTTTATCCTTGCATTCACGGTATTTCCCCTTCTCCTTGCATCGCCGGATGCACTGTTCGCCGTGTTCCTCTTAATCTGTATCATGGTAGTGTTCGGGCTCTTTGCCTACTGGGTGAAGCTGTATTATGAGAGCATGTGGTATGAGCTCCATGACGATGAGATGCGGTGGAAGCGCGGTGTCTGGTTCCGCACTACGGGTATCGTACCGTATAACCGGATAACGAACCTGGATCTCAAGCAGGGCCCGGTGATGCGCTGGCTCAACATATCCACGCTCTCTATCCAGACTGCCGGCTATTCCGGTCAGGCAGTTCCTGAGATACGGATCGAAGCGATCGAGCATGCAGAGGAACTTCGCGAGCTGGTCCGCAGCCTGGTGCGGCAGTCAGGTTCCGGTGTCCAGTCAGATGGTACCGGAACAAATGTACCGGTTCCGTTACCTGCCGGTGTTCAGCAAGCAACGGGTTCTATGAGCACCAACCTGCTGATGCTCGATGAGCTCAAGAAGATCCGCTTCCTTCTGGAACAGCAGAACAAATAA
- a CDS encoding response regulator produces MASIPRIMIVDDDTIITHLISIMLQKKGYNVVGTVTSGAEAIGKSVELNPDLVIMDVNMPGAMDGLEAAQYIFQLFRYPVVIITGLSDEKRLERVRHSHSYGIVFKPFTAIEISTSVDLAITNHSNQPGGPEQYPVGDPKKLMDLPEGIFIIDKRGRIIFFNTYATWLVDIPAGQILMKHWRDVLMLINDTTQEELKDPIADAINHLAGVFYDTYTAMVTTTSKRRQVKVAVRPILDTHGKLLAALMSIREKSP; encoded by the coding sequence ATGGCTTCAATCCCCCGCATTATGATTGTTGATGATGATACCATCATCACGCATCTCATCTCAATAATGCTCCAGAAGAAAGGATACAATGTTGTCGGGACGGTTACCTCCGGTGCGGAAGCCATTGGAAAATCCGTGGAACTGAATCCCGATCTGGTTATCATGGATGTAAACATGCCCGGGGCCATGGATGGCCTCGAGGCTGCCCAATACATATTCCAGCTCTTTCGTTATCCCGTTGTCATCATCACGGGGCTCTCTGATGAGAAGCGGCTCGAACGGGTCAGGCACTCGCATTCATACGGGATCGTCTTCAAGCCGTTCACCGCGATCGAGATCTCAACGAGCGTGGATCTTGCCATCACCAACCACAGCAACCAGCCCGGAGGCCCGGAGCAATACCCAGTGGGCGACCCGAAAAAGCTCATGGATCTTCCTGAAGGGATCTTTATCATCGACAAACGCGGCCGGATAATCTTTTTCAATACCTATGCAACGTGGCTTGTCGATATTCCGGCAGGACAGATCCTGATGAAACACTGGCGGGATGTCCTGATGCTGATCAACGACACGACCCAGGAGGAATTAAAAGATCCCATCGCAGATGCCATCAACCATCTGGCCGGTGTATTCTATGATACGTACACCGCGATGGTGACGACCACGTCCAAACGCCGGCAGGTGAAGGTAGCCGTGCGTCCGATATTAGATACTCACGGAAAGCTCCTTGCCGCTCTTATGTCTATAAGAGAGAAATCGCCCTAA
- a CDS encoding DUF4349 domain-containing protein, which yields MNYKVIALLVVCIAVVATAGCTGFSSGSSSSAQDTPVYDNGVRYSSEAKMSYGSSAPSMPVATMAPTQSGSGTSVIETKIIKTASLTLEVKDIPGAVDALKNIAAQKGGYLSSTNIQKGYNNRLTGSVVIRIPQAEFENALSGVEAIGTVKSISTQGQDVTEEYVDVQAQITSYQNQLAQYNAIMKQSTKIEDIIKVQEQIDRVQTELNRLEGRLKYLNSRIDLSTITVSLQEPEPVGGDTGHDFISVINEGIAAFLGMIDAIIIIFLALLPLIILGGIGYGIYRWKKGKKPAPVPAEPTEKK from the coding sequence ATGAACTACAAAGTCATCGCACTCCTTGTGGTGTGCATCGCAGTAGTTGCAACTGCCGGGTGCACAGGTTTTTCTTCCGGGAGTTCATCCTCGGCGCAGGATACTCCGGTGTATGATAACGGGGTCCGCTATTCCTCAGAGGCAAAGATGTCGTATGGCAGTAGTGCTCCCTCTATGCCAGTGGCTACGATGGCCCCTACACAATCCGGTTCCGGAACATCGGTTATTGAGACCAAGATCATAAAAACCGCATCCCTCACGCTCGAAGTAAAGGACATTCCCGGCGCAGTCGATGCCCTGAAAAACATCGCTGCCCAGAAAGGCGGGTATCTCTCCTCAACCAATATCCAGAAGGGCTACAACAACCGGCTTACGGGTTCCGTTGTCATCCGCATACCCCAGGCTGAGTTTGAAAATGCCCTTTCGGGAGTGGAAGCGATTGGTACTGTCAAATCCATCTCAACGCAGGGACAGGACGTTACCGAAGAATATGTGGATGTCCAGGCCCAGATAACCTCGTACCAGAACCAGCTCGCCCAGTACAATGCAATAATGAAGCAGAGTACAAAAATCGAAGACATCATCAAGGTACAGGAACAGATCGATCGTGTCCAGACCGAACTGAACCGGCTCGAAGGGCGGCTCAAGTACCTCAACAGCCGTATCGATCTCTCAACCATCACGGTCAGCCTGCAGGAACCAGAACCGGTTGGGGGGGATACAGGGCATGACTTCATCTCGGTAATCAATGAAGGGATTGCCGCGTTCCTCGGTATGATCGATGCAATCATAATCATATTCTTGGCACTGCTCCCGCTCATCATTCTCGGGGGCATCGGGTACGGCATTTACCGCTGGAAAAAAGGTAAGAAACCCGCACCGGTACCGGCAGAACCAACAGAAAAGAAATAA
- a CDS encoding HEAT repeat domain-containing protein translates to MASPNVPDKPEGAEDLEKQNLEGLIKSLLDSTDPKVRQYAAYLLGQAKNPRAIEPLIHALADFDKSVREQATLALSSLGKSAIEPLAEAMKEPRWETRYRAAEALGKIADEKAVKPLIQGLKDNREHVRYMAAKGLRELGDSDATEPMIILLKDENNYVRMMVARALGAIGGKKVQAALATALEAEQDDKVKEAIREAMK, encoded by the coding sequence ATGGCATCACCCAATGTACCCGATAAACCCGAAGGAGCAGAGGATCTCGAGAAACAGAATCTTGAAGGATTGATAAAATCCCTTCTTGACAGCACGGACCCAAAAGTCCGGCAGTATGCCGCGTACCTGCTGGGACAGGCAAAGAACCCCCGTGCAATCGAACCCCTGATCCATGCACTTGCGGATTTCGATAAATCCGTGCGTGAGCAGGCCACGCTTGCCCTTTCCTCGCTGGGGAAATCTGCTATTGAACCACTCGCTGAAGCAATGAAGGAACCCCGATGGGAGACCCGGTACCGTGCAGCCGAAGCGCTGGGAAAGATTGCCGATGAAAAAGCGGTCAAACCCCTGATCCAGGGACTCAAGGATAACCGTGAACATGTCCGGTATATGGCAGCAAAAGGGCTGCGTGAATTAGGCGACTCCGATGCGACCGAACCGATGATCATCCTGCTCAAGGATGAGAATAATTACGTCCGGATGATGGTAGCGCGGGCCCTTGGAGCAATCGGCGGAAAGAAGGTACAAGCCGCGCTTGCCACCGCACTTGAAGCAGAACAGGACGATAAGGTAAAAGAAGCGATCCGTGAAGCAATGAAATAA
- a CDS encoding ATP-binding protein — protein sequence MGDKEIHFLKDRSFSLYLLIAMVILVIIVVGLVAVNDYYNTKNMFDRNSKHLQRQTEQDIIATIKLTDESYTLYDNSLNEQMRSGFDVVLAEYKRVGGIPAHMNLTTIKKSLGNQYDIYVINESGVIEFTSYEPELGLDFKKVPYFFTYLTTIRNSEGFFPDRIVGDEQGSGQLRKFAYMPTPDHRYVLELGLAKPTLPNGHGTIQYKKTVDRIASANPYIDRVRIFNTMGKISDNASYVVDDPTRINLEKVLQQRGDLTVIKPETGHSIKYLFIDLKNEQYGSDLSRIVEITYNDAMLEHALHEHGQFHLAVVFFALIIGGCAAFFLSRYLAKPIAGIVRDVDRISEGDLNWKISPTHVAEFQVLEQSINTMVSSLETALRHVEDEKAFQKGLIDHLPVAVFVKNADDGKYIFWNKTSEQMFDRIAADVIGKTAREVFPESTASVIESEDLATLNNRVYTCNKRISRKQSGECIMHLVKVPVSDSSGTPRFILGMADDLTEQTASLKLDLLYSLTRSDILDQLSVIINSLERAQLKSSESAIQAFFDNTIGSVESIRNQIGFLSSLKDRGVISPKWQHISQSFKIAATLLPAHQISIGSEMDDFEIYADPLLPRVFYNLLDNSMKHGGSSLTKIHLSARLSHDSLHIIYEDNGPGIPPDQKRKIFEFGQSSGTGMDLFLVREILGFTGITITENGDPGKGIRFVIVIPKGKFRLNK from the coding sequence ATGGGTGACAAAGAGATTCATTTTTTAAAAGACCGGTCATTCTCCCTCTACCTTCTTATTGCAATGGTGATTCTTGTCATCATCGTTGTTGGGCTTGTTGCGGTGAATGACTATTACAATACAAAAAACATGTTTGACCGGAATTCAAAGCACCTCCAGCGACAGACCGAACAGGATATTATCGCCACGATCAAGCTGACCGATGAAAGCTACACCCTGTATGACAACAGCTTAAACGAGCAGATGCGCAGCGGATTTGATGTAGTCCTGGCTGAGTACAAACGTGTCGGGGGCATTCCCGCTCACATGAATCTCACGACGATAAAAAAATCCTTAGGTAACCAGTATGACATTTATGTGATCAATGAATCCGGGGTTATCGAGTTTACATCCTATGAACCTGAACTCGGTCTGGATTTTAAAAAAGTCCCGTATTTTTTTACCTACTTAACAACTATCAGGAACTCTGAAGGTTTTTTCCCGGATCGCATTGTTGGAGATGAACAGGGGAGCGGTCAGCTGCGTAAATTTGCCTATATGCCCACACCGGATCACCGGTATGTACTCGAACTGGGACTTGCAAAACCAACGTTACCAAACGGGCACGGAACTATCCAATACAAAAAGACCGTTGACCGGATCGCTTCAGCTAACCCGTATATCGATCGTGTCCGCATCTTCAACACGATGGGAAAAATCTCTGACAATGCGTCATATGTTGTGGATGACCCTACGCGGATTAATCTGGAGAAAGTGCTGCAGCAACGCGGGGATCTTACTGTTATCAAACCCGAGACCGGGCATTCCATCAAATACCTCTTCATCGACCTGAAGAACGAACAGTACGGTTCCGACCTGAGCCGGATTGTGGAGATCACGTATAATGATGCAATGCTCGAACATGCGCTTCATGAGCATGGACAGTTCCACCTCGCCGTTGTCTTTTTTGCACTCATTATCGGGGGTTGTGCAGCATTTTTCCTCTCCCGGTACCTGGCAAAACCGATTGCCGGGATAGTCCGGGATGTTGACCGGATTTCTGAAGGTGACCTTAACTGGAAGATCTCGCCAACCCATGTGGCAGAGTTCCAGGTGCTGGAACAGAGCATCAACACAATGGTCTCGTCTCTGGAAACTGCGCTTCGTCATGTCGAGGATGAAAAAGCATTTCAAAAAGGGCTGATCGATCATCTCCCGGTCGCAGTATTTGTCAAAAATGCAGATGATGGGAAATATATCTTCTGGAATAAGACCAGCGAACAGATGTTTGATCGCATTGCCGCAGATGTAATCGGGAAGACCGCCCGCGAAGTATTCCCTGAATCAACGGCAAGCGTCATTGAATCAGAAGATCTTGCGACTTTAAACAACAGAGTTTACACGTGCAATAAAAGAATCTCCAGAAAACAATCGGGCGAATGCATTATGCATCTGGTGAAAGTGCCGGTATCCGATTCCTCGGGAACTCCACGGTTTATTCTCGGTATGGCGGACGATTTAACCGAGCAGACTGCCAGCCTGAAACTGGATCTTCTCTACAGCCTTACCCGGAGCGATATTCTCGATCAACTCTCAGTCATTATAAATTCCCTGGAGCGGGCGCAGCTCAAGAGTTCAGAAAGCGCGATACAGGCTTTCTTTGATAATACCATTGGATCCGTTGAATCCATAAGGAACCAGATAGGGTTTTTAAGTTCGCTCAAGGATCGCGGGGTTATATCACCGAAATGGCAACATATCTCCCAGTCTTTTAAGATCGCTGCGACACTTCTTCCGGCACACCAGATCAGTATAGGTTCTGAAATGGACGATTTCGAAATCTATGCAGATCCCCTCCTCCCCAGAGTATTTTACAATCTTTTAGATAACTCCATGAAGCACGGTGGCAGCAGTTTAACAAAAATACACCTCTCTGCCCGGCTTTCACATGATTCCCTTCATATTATTTATGAGGATAATGGTCCTGGAATTCCCCCTGATCAGAAACGGAAGATATTTGAGTTCGGGCAGAGTTCGGGAACCGGGATGGATCTTTTCCTTGTCAGGGAGATCCTGGGTTTTACCGGCATCACGATCACTGAGAACGGTGACCCGGGAAAAGGTATCCGGTTTGTTATCGTAATACCAAAGGGAAAGTTCCGTCTGAATAAGTGA
- a CDS encoding acetyl-CoA hydrolase/transferase C-terminal domain-containing protein, protein MKTIVQQYEEKTNSPQQVMERMKSGDTIVYGMSIAQPPALLAALAERARSGDIRDLKVYTFLPREHATKTVLSPDLCDCIENYSWFVGAADRDSVKVGLNYHVPSYLHQIPQIVSEYMDTDIAMATVSPMDNAGFFSLGTANDYFSTAARHCKRLFVEVNRNMPRVFGDSLIHISEVDAVVENHVPLMELRIADAKPEDEIIGPAIAAMVPDGATIQLGIGNLPNAVARYLLDHRDIGIHTEMLTEGMINLIEAGVANGRKKNIHPRKHVYTTAAGTKRMYDFMNDNPSMESYAASYVCSPAVIAQNENMISINSVLEVDLLGQANAEYLEGATFSGTGGQLDFVRGAFASRGGKSFLAFYSTAKTGTISRVVPRLASGSVITTPRADTHYLATEYGIVNLKGKSTRERALAIISLAHPKFRDELMRQAEDMYLI, encoded by the coding sequence ATGAAAACAATTGTGCAACAGTACGAAGAGAAGACAAACAGCCCTCAGCAGGTTATGGAACGGATGAAAAGCGGCGATACCATCGTCTATGGCATGAGTATTGCGCAGCCCCCGGCACTTCTCGCAGCCCTTGCAGAACGGGCACGGAGCGGGGATATCAGGGATCTCAAAGTCTATACGTTCCTCCCCCGTGAACACGCTACAAAAACCGTCCTTTCCCCGGACCTGTGCGACTGCATTGAGAACTATTCCTGGTTTGTCGGGGCAGCGGATCGCGATTCGGTAAAAGTCGGTCTCAATTATCATGTTCCCTCCTACTTGCACCAGATTCCCCAGATCGTGTCCGAGTATATGGATACGGATATCGCGATGGCCACCGTCTCTCCCATGGACAACGCAGGATTCTTTAGCCTGGGCACGGCGAACGATTATTTTTCAACCGCAGCCCGGCACTGCAAACGGCTCTTTGTCGAAGTGAACCGTAATATGCCGAGGGTCTTTGGCGATTCCCTCATCCATATCTCGGAAGTGGATGCTGTGGTAGAGAACCATGTCCCGCTCATGGAGCTCCGCATCGCGGATGCAAAACCTGAAGATGAGATCATCGGGCCGGCGATAGCGGCAATGGTACCGGACGGCGCCACCATCCAGCTGGGCATCGGGAACCTTCCGAATGCTGTTGCACGGTACCTTCTGGATCATAGGGATATTGGGATTCATACGGAGATGCTGACGGAGGGAATGATCAATCTCATCGAGGCGGGAGTGGCAAATGGCAGGAAAAAGAACATCCACCCGCGAAAACATGTCTATACCACGGCCGCAGGAACGAAGCGGATGTACGACTTCATGAACGACAATCCCAGTATGGAAAGTTACGCCGCCTCCTATGTCTGTTCACCGGCCGTGATCGCACAGAACGAGAATATGATCTCTATCAATTCGGTTCTCGAAGTGGACCTGCTTGGGCAGGCAAATGCGGAATATCTCGAGGGGGCAACATTCTCAGGAACCGGAGGCCAGCTGGATTTTGTCCGCGGTGCATTCGCGTCACGCGGGGGAAAATCATTTCTTGCATTTTATTCCACGGCAAAAACCGGCACCATCTCCCGGGTCGTGCCGCGCCTTGCTTCCGGATCGGTTATCACGACTCCAAGGGCCGATACCCATTACCTTGCAACCGAGTATGGGATCGTCAACCTGAAAGGGAAATCAACACGGGAGCGGGCACTTGCGATCATCTCACTTGCTCACCCGAAGTTCAGGGACGAGCTGATGAGACAGGCCGAGGACATGTACCTGATCTGA